The DNA window GCGGCGCGACGCGCGTAATAGGCTGCCACATCGGGGCCGGGAACGCCGGCCGGTGAGCGATACCGCGTCATCGGGGCCATGACGAGGCGGTTCGGAAGCGTGAGCCCACGCAGCTTCAACGGCGCGAGAAGCGGTCCCAGTCCCATGGGTCAGCGGCCCGTGAAGTCGGGGCGCCGTTTCTGAATGAACGCGTTGCGCTTTTCCGTCGTGTCGCCCGTCGACTGGCTCATGAAAATGGCGCGGTTCTCGAGCTCGATCGCGGCGGCAAGGCTCGGGGCATCGGCGTTGATATGGAGCGAGCTCTTCGTCAGCGAAATCCCGATGGGGCTGTTGACGATCACGGCGTCGGCTAGACGCATCGCCTCGTCCATCAGCCCGCCATCGGCGACGCAGCGCAGCACGAGGCCGATCCGTTCGGCCTCTTCGGCGAGCACGGCGCGCCCGGTGAGCATGAGTTCGGCGGCGCGCTGCTGCCCGACCAGCCTTGGAAGCAGATAGCTGAAACCGAGTTCGTGCCCAGTGCCTGCATTGTGAAACGCGTTGACAAACTTGGCCGAACGCGCCGCGACCGTCATGTCGGCCGCGAGCGCGATCGCGTAGCCTGCGCCGGCCGCGACGCCGTTAACCGCGCAGATGACAGGTTGCGGCAAAGCACGCATGAGGATCGGTATCTGGCCGAGCCGGTCCATGACGCGGCGCTGGAATTGCGCCTTGCCGAGCTCGGCATCGACCCAGTCGGGGGCGCCAGCGGCGCGAATGTCATGTCCCGCGCAAAATCCGCGGCCGGCACCTGTGAGGATGACGACGCGCACATCATGATCGTAGCGCACCGCCTCGAGACGATCGATCAGCTCGCCATACATGGCGTAGGTCAGCGAATTCAGCGCGTCGGGACGATTGAACGTCAGACGGCACACCCCTGCGGCCGGTGTATCCTGCAGAATGTCGCTCATGTTTGTTGTCCCGTGCCTTGCGATCCGCCGCAAGCCTGTGTGGCGCATCGCCCTTGAAAAGGCGAGCCTTGCACGGCCGGTATCGGGGAACGGCTGGGCCATATCACGGTTGTGAACAGCCGCACTTGTCCCTTGTCTTATCCATCCAGTCCGACGCAAGGGTGATCGATTGTTCAATGACAAGGTGCGACATGGGCCGACTTCCGCTCGACAACATCCGCGTACTCGATCTCACGCGCGTTCTCGCTGGGCCCTTCGGCTCCCAAATTCTCGCGGACCTCGGGGCCGACGTGATCAAGATCGAGCGCCCGGTGGTGGGCGACGACGCGCGCATCTTCGGCGAACCCTATCTTCGCGATGCCGACGGCAAGCCCACCCGCGACAATGCCTTCTACATGTCGGTGAACCGCAACAAGCGCTCGGTCTCGCTGAATATTGCGAGCGCCGAAGGCCAGGCCCTGATCCGCGAGCTCGTCGACTCCTGCGACGTCGTCATGGAAAATTACAAGGTTGGCGATCTGAAGCGCTACGGTCTCGACTATGAGAGCCTGAAGGCGATCAAGCCCTCGATCATTTACTGTTCGGTGACCGGCTATGGCCAGACCGGCCCCCTGGCGAGCAAACCGGGCTATGACGCTGTGTTCCAGGGCGAATGCGGCCTGATGAGCGTCACCGGCACTCCCGATGGCAAAGAGGGCGCTGGGCCGATGAAGGTCGGCCCCAGCATCATCGACCTGTTCACGGGCCTCAATGTCGCGAACGCCGTCCTCGCGGCGCTCTATTATCGTGACGCAAATGGCGGCGAAGGCCAGTATATCGATGTTGCGCTTTTCGACTGCGGCGTTTCGGCGCTATCGCATTACGCCCAGATCTACCTGACGTCGGGCGAGGTTCCCGTGCGGCGCGGCACGCAGGGGAATGGTGGCATGCCGACGAGCATGTTCCCGTGCAGCGATGGCGCCATCATGATCACGTCGGGCAACGACAAGCAATATATTGCGCTCTGCGCTGCCGTTGGTCACCCGGAGCTCGCGGATCATCCGCATTTCGTCACCAATGTGCTGCGGGTCGCGCACCGAGACGAGATCACCGAAGTTTTCAACAAGATCTTCGAGACCAATACGGTCGCCTATTGGCTCGAGAAACTCGGCGCTGCCGGTATCCCGAGCGGGCCGATCAACGACCTCGAGCAGGTGTTCAACTATTCGCAGGCCCAGCATCGCGGCCTGCGCGCCAGAGCGCCGCATCCGCTCAAGCCTGACCTCGATGTGATCCGCAGCCCGCTCAATTTTTCGGAAACACCGATCACCGATTATGACGCGCCGCCGATGCTCGGCCAGCACACCGAAGAGGTACTGACTGGCGAACTCGGACTTGATCAGGCGGCGCTCGAACGGCTCAAGGCTGGCGGCATCATCTGAGTCCGCGCGCCGCGAGCATCAGACGTAGCCCCGCCGCGCGCGGTAGGCGGCGAACCTCTGCTCGAGCCATGCGCGCGTGAGACCGAATGCCTCGGGCGCATAGCGCGCCGGGCCCTGCGACGATACGGGCCGCGGATGCGCGTCGAGCCACGCCTGCATCTTCGCCTCGGTCAGGGGATGAAGGTCGATCGAAAAAACATCATAAATCGAGCGTATCACGCCGAGCTGGTCGCGCGTAAAATCGTGAAATTCGATGTCGATGAAAGCGGCCTCGCTGTTCGAGCGCGCGGCATGCGCCCGATCGAGCGCTTCCCCCCAAAAATTTGCTTCGCGCGGCCCCACATCGGCAGCGGCCGCGTTATCGCCGCAAAAGGCTCGCCGGGCGGCAAAGATCAAGCTGCTGATCGATGGCATCGCGTCGACAGGGTCGCGATGGGTTTGGACAACGCACGCATCGGGGAAGACCGTCAGCAGTTCGCCTAGCGAAAACAGGTCGGTCGGGTTTTTGAGCAGCCAGCGGCGCGGATCGTCGGCGCCGATGAGCCGCAGCACATCGGCCAGCCAGCGGTAACTGTCCTCGTCATTACGTCCGCGATACCAACTGTCATAGGCCGGAACAGGCCACATAGAGGGCCACATGTTGCTTGAAAAGCCGGAGGCGAGGATGAACAGCGATTCCTCTATGCCTTCGGCGGTCATCATATGATCTAGCGCTGCTTCGGGCGCCGCTGCGATGAAGCTGTCGAGCGCGGTCTTTTCAGCGAGATATTGCGCCGTGTTGACCCACTGATCGCGCGGCGGGCGCGGCATAGGGTACATCGCGAGCCAGTGCTCGGGCCCCTGAAATTGTGGGTCGAGCGACATCAGCTGGTGAAGCGCCGTTGTACCCGATCGTACCAATCCCACTATGACCACCGGTGCTTTGATCGGGCGGCCGCGAACGTCTGGCCGCGCCTTCAGCCCTGCGACCGCCAAGGCGCGCGCGTCGAGCGACTGACCGATGCGAAAAGCGCTCGCCGCGGCGAATTCGGGCGCCAGGTCAAGATCGTCTACCGCACGCAGAAGTAGGTCGAATCCCTCGCGAAACGCCGGATCGCCAAAGTCCGAAAGACCGGTACGCGCCGTCGACGCTGCGAGCATCGCGGCCGGGGTGAAGAGATTTTCGCTTCTCATGCCGAGGCCCAAGGGTCGAGATGCAGCTTAGTTTCGCCGGAACCTGCACGTAACGCTTCGAAATGGGCGGGAAATGCATCCAGTCCGACCGTTCGCGACACCATCAGCCTCGGCTCGACATGACCGGCGTCGAGCATGTCGGCACTCTCCTGGAAATCTGCGAGACTATAGGCGAAGGAGAAGCGCATGGTGGCGCGCTTCCAAGTCGCAAGCGCCGGGACAAGAGCGTCGGGCGCGGCGCAGAAGCCAAGCGATACGATCGTGCCGCCGGGGGCTACAAGCTCGACCGCTTTCTGCATCGAGCCGACCGCGCCGGTGCACTCGAACAGGATATCGGGTGGGCCACCGAGCGCAGCGGCGAGCCGTTCGCCCTCGCCTTCGCCGAAGGCTTCGAAGCCCTGCGCGCCCACGTCGTTCGCGAGCGGCGCGCGGCGTGCCGAACGCGACATGGCGACAACGCAGCCGGCACCTAGGTGGCGTGCCCAGTAGATCACCGCGAGCCCGATCGACCCGGCTCCAAGGACTGCAACTCGCGATCCGGGGGTCATCTTCGCAAGGCGCACGCCATGCAGCCCGACCGCGAGCGGCTCGACGAGCGCGCCGTCGAGCGCAGAAAGGCCCGCCGGCAAAGAAATGGCGCTGCTCGCAGCGACGCGCATATATTCGCCAAAGCCTCCCACCATGCCTTCCATTGCGGTGCAGGCAATCGGATACCCTTCCCTGCAACGAGCGCAGACGCCACATCCCCTGCACGGCATCGCGGTCACGCGCTCACCCGTCCCGAAGCCTCCGGCATCCTTGCCCGCCGCAACGATTTCGCCGGAAAACTCGTGGCCGATGACTGTCCCGAGGGGCAC is part of the Sphingopyxis sp. CCNWLW2 genome and encodes:
- a CDS encoding enoyl-CoA hydratase/isomerase family protein: MSDILQDTPAAGVCRLTFNRPDALNSLTYAMYGELIDRLEAVRYDHDVRVVILTGAGRGFCAGHDIRAAGAPDWVDAELGKAQFQRRVMDRLGQIPILMRALPQPVICAVNGVAAGAGYAIALAADMTVAARSAKFVNAFHNAGTGHELGFSYLLPRLVGQQRAAELMLTGRAVLAEEAERIGLVLRCVADGGLMDEAMRLADAVIVNSPIGISLTKSSLHINADAPSLAAAIELENRAIFMSQSTGDTTEKRNAFIQKRRPDFTGR
- a CDS encoding CaiB/BaiF CoA transferase family protein, producing the protein MGRLPLDNIRVLDLTRVLAGPFGSQILADLGADVIKIERPVVGDDARIFGEPYLRDADGKPTRDNAFYMSVNRNKRSVSLNIASAEGQALIRELVDSCDVVMENYKVGDLKRYGLDYESLKAIKPSIIYCSVTGYGQTGPLASKPGYDAVFQGECGLMSVTGTPDGKEGAGPMKVGPSIIDLFTGLNVANAVLAALYYRDANGGEGQYIDVALFDCGVSALSHYAQIYLTSGEVPVRRGTQGNGGMPTSMFPCSDGAIMITSGNDKQYIALCAAVGHPELADHPHFVTNVLRVAHRDEITEVFNKIFETNTVAYWLEKLGAAGIPSGPINDLEQVFNYSQAQHRGLRARAPHPLKPDLDVIRSPLNFSETPITDYDAPPMLGQHTEEVLTGELGLDQAALERLKAGGII
- a CDS encoding sulfotransferase family protein — translated: MRSENLFTPAAMLAASTARTGLSDFGDPAFREGFDLLLRAVDDLDLAPEFAAASAFRIGQSLDARALAVAGLKARPDVRGRPIKAPVVIVGLVRSGTTALHQLMSLDPQFQGPEHWLAMYPMPRPPRDQWVNTAQYLAEKTALDSFIAAAPEAALDHMMTAEGIEESLFILASGFSSNMWPSMWPVPAYDSWYRGRNDEDSYRWLADVLRLIGADDPRRWLLKNPTDLFSLGELLTVFPDACVVQTHRDPVDAMPSISSLIFAARRAFCGDNAAAADVGPREANFWGEALDRAHAARSNSEAAFIDIEFHDFTRDQLGVIRSIYDVFSIDLHPLTEAKMQAWLDAHPRPVSSQGPARYAPEAFGLTRAWLEQRFAAYRARRGYV
- a CDS encoding alcohol dehydrogenase catalytic domain-containing protein, which produces MRAAIFRGAGLPLAVEIVADPVPGEGELVIRVERCGVCGTDLHMTSGHGDDVPLGTVIGHEFSGEIVAAGKDAGGFGTGERVTAMPCRGCGVCARCREGYPIACTAMEGMVGGFGEYMRVAASSAISLPAGLSALDGALVEPLAVGLHGVRLAKMTPGSRVAVLGAGSIGLAVIYWARHLGAGCVVAMSRSARRAPLANDVGAQGFEAFGEGEGERLAAALGGPPDILFECTGAVGSMQKAVELVAPGGTIVSLGFCAAPDALVPALATWKRATMRFSFAYSLADFQESADMLDAGHVEPRLMVSRTVGLDAFPAHFEALRAGSGETKLHLDPWASA